Genomic DNA from Salvelinus fontinalis isolate EN_2023a unplaced genomic scaffold, ASM2944872v1 scaffold_1761, whole genome shotgun sequence:
GGCAGCAAAGAGAAAGAGTTTCTACCAGGATTTTATAACTGTTGTAAAAcgtggggtgggagagagagtgagcatgATATACACTCAAAAGGGCCACATCGTGACACTGTGAAAGGTAAATGTCAAACGGTCTCAAATCTAGTAGAAATATTGATCTCTTTCAATATGCTGTGTACCATCTAAGGCATCTTCTGAGAAATCATTAAACAATTCAGAAACATGATGAAGACAGACTGAGACATCTTGCTGTAAAGCACGTTTTTTAATGCTATAAGGAAGTGAATACATGAGTGAAAGAAGCAGACGCAAGGTCACAATCTAATCATCATACTGTTCCATCTAGCAACTGTAGCCATAGCTGTAGGAGTAGTAGACGGTGCCTCTCTTCAGGTGGCAGGTCTCACTGTGTGTTCCTGGGAGGATGGTTGTGGTGCAGGTTCCCATGTGGCGATCTAGTCCGATGACATCATCCCACACCTAATAACAATCTCTCATCATCATAATAGATGGGATTTACATAGTGCTTTTCCAGTGCTCAAAACACTTTGCAAAGTAAGGTGGGAAACTCACCTCCACCGTCAGGACAGACTTGTTAATGATGTTGGCAAAGTTGAACTCGTCGGGCCAGATGGGGTTTTCTTGTTTCTCCAGAGTGTTGCTCTTGCCATGAAAGGATGAACCGCACCACACCTGAGGAAGATAATGTTGTCAGTAGACTATTCaactttttaaaattataattGTGCATTAAATACTAAATTGCATATGTACAATTGATTCACTTGAATGAGGAACCAGTATATTTTATAATTCATTCATTTGAttgttcatttaaaaaatatatatattacttcACCAAACAAGTCAATCACTGACATGTTCATGTCACTGTAGGCGACTTGATATCCAAACAATAGCCTACCTACAGTTTGATTATTGCTCTGTCCATTTGTGTTatgatgtctgtcctgtctaacatTACTGTACTTCTGTTTTATCACCCACCTGCCCGTCCCTCATTTTATATAATGATTTGTTAACTAACTGTTCTGGTTAAATAAATTAATTCACCTTGACGTAGGGGTCTGGTTTTGAGAAAAAGCGTCCTTTCAGG
This window encodes:
- the LOC129849935 gene encoding uncharacterized protein LOC129849935 isoform X1, giving the protein MAISRISRQCTMASLSLSLGLLVLCTLVLVHCDLHDGPIRVWAIRASNLKGRFFSKPDPYVKVWCGSSFHGKSNTLEKQENPIWPDEFNFANIINKSVLTVEVWDDVIGLDRHMGTCTTTILPGTHSETCHLKRGTVYYSYSYGYSC
- the LOC129849935 gene encoding uncharacterized protein LOC129849935 isoform X2 translates to MASLSLSLGLLVLCTLVLVHCDLHDGPIRVWAIRASNLKGRFFSKPDPYVKVWCGSSFHGKSNTLEKQENPIWPDEFNFANIINKSVLTVEVWDDVIGLDRHMGTCTTTILPGTHSETCHLKRGTVYYSYSYGYSC